The following are from one region of the Methanospirillum hungatei genome:
- a CDS encoding iron ABC transporter substrate-binding protein, protein MTQIKTFFLACMLLISLLAIPAWAAETTGPEKTITDGYGRSVTIPAEVKEVLCSGSGCLRYLTYLGGQDLIVGVDSIEKEPQTMDARGYALLNPQFKDYPLFGEFRGKDDPEKIIGIAPQLVFKTGLTGSGTTATTNAEEGNKLTEKTKIPVVMIPYGSLRDAKEQAEMFSALRIMGDVIGKKERADELITYIEETISDLETRTKDIPESEQKTAYVGGVSYAGAHGIISTEPAYPPFIWTHVKNVAGKMGTQHADVAKEAIVDWDPEYLFMDVGTLQMDSEGGIGELKNDPALQGLSAIKNGNVYGVLPYNFYNTNYENVLADAYFIGKTVYPDKFADIDLEKKTDEIMTKFLGASPLKQINSQYKNMGFTQISL, encoded by the coding sequence ATGACACAAATCAAGACATTCTTCTTAGCATGTATGCTGCTAATTTCTCTTCTTGCAATACCAGCATGGGCAGCCGAAACAACAGGACCAGAAAAGACCATTACAGACGGATATGGCAGATCAGTAACCATTCCTGCTGAAGTCAAAGAAGTATTGTGTTCCGGCTCTGGATGCCTGAGATACCTTACTTATCTTGGAGGACAGGATCTCATTGTTGGTGTCGATAGTATTGAAAAAGAACCACAGACCATGGATGCCCGGGGATATGCTCTACTCAATCCTCAATTTAAGGATTACCCGTTATTTGGTGAATTTAGAGGGAAAGATGATCCTGAAAAAATTATTGGGATTGCTCCACAGCTTGTCTTTAAAACCGGTCTTACCGGCTCTGGAACAACTGCCACTACAAATGCAGAAGAAGGAAACAAACTGACTGAAAAGACAAAAATTCCTGTTGTAATGATTCCCTACGGATCACTTCGTGACGCAAAGGAACAGGCAGAGATGTTCAGTGCTCTTCGGATTATGGGCGATGTAATCGGGAAGAAAGAACGGGCTGATGAACTCATCACCTATATCGAAGAAACTATTTCTGATCTTGAAACCCGGACAAAAGATATTCCGGAATCTGAACAGAAAACCGCTTATGTTGGGGGTGTCAGTTATGCAGGAGCTCATGGGATCATCTCTACGGAACCAGCCTATCCACCATTCATTTGGACACATGTAAAGAATGTTGCCGGGAAAATGGGTACTCAACATGCTGACGTTGCCAAAGAAGCAATTGTTGACTGGGATCCTGAATACCTGTTTATGGATGTTGGAACACTCCAGATGGACAGTGAAGGCGGGATTGGCGAACTGAAGAATGATCCTGCATTACAGGGATTGTCTGCAATAAAGAACGGGAATGTATATGGAGTTCTTCCATACAACTTCTATAACACTAATTACGAAAATGTCCTAGCAGATGCCTACTTTATTGGAAAAACGGTCTATCCAGACAAGTTTGCAGATATTGATCTGGAAAAGAAAACAGATGAGATTATGACTAAATTCCTTGGTGCTT